From a single Silene latifolia isolate original U9 population chromosome 6, ASM4854445v1, whole genome shotgun sequence genomic region:
- the LOC141588487 gene encoding uncharacterized protein LOC141588487, giving the protein MLQDCFEDTIWKIRPEGYTVKNCYNWLRNKHEDVWWCKAIWSNMGAPKHSFIAWLITNNALMLKSRLFQLHIAADNICCICQLQEENHTHLFHKCVYSSQILQGVGQWLCSDLTQSYMLLKIARSRWGRHRKSICSAAVFNCWYAVWLQRNQARLNRCIVVPAVVIAQVQQAIRSRYCLYKSYKMSSKDRAWLIRVHLESN; this is encoded by the coding sequence ATGCTGCAAGACTGTTTTGAGGATACTATTTGGAAGATAAGGCCTGAGGGATACACTGTGAAGAATTGTTACAATTGGTTAAGAAATAAGCATGAGGACGTCTGGTGGTGCAAGGCTATATGGAGTAATATGGGTGCTCCCAAACATTCTTTTATTGCTTGGCTTATCACCAACAATGCCTTAATGCTCAAGAGTAGACTGTTTCAGCTACACATTGCAGCTGATAATATATGTTGTATTTGTCAGCTACAGGAAGAAAACCATACacatttatttcataaatgtgtGTATAGCTCTCAGATTTTGCAAGGGGTTGGACAGTGGCTTTGTTCTGATCTAACTCAGTCATATATGTTGTTAAAAATTGCAAGAAGTAGATGGGGCAGACACAGGAAAAGTATCTGTTCTGCTGCTGTGTTTAACTGCTGGTATGCAGTCTGGTTGCAGAGGAATCAGGCCAGACTCAATCGGTGCATTGTGGTGCCTGCTGTGGTAATTGCTCAAGTTCAACAGGCTATTAGAAGTCGTTATTGTCTATATAAATCTTATAAAATGTCGAGTAAGGATAGAGCTTGGTTGATTAGAGTGCATTTAGAGTCTAATTAG